The DNA segment GGGCAGCGCGAGCCAAAATCTTTGCTGACCGCCGCCACGAAGGCGTCCTGATGACTGAGCAGAGCCGGCTTCAGGCGCTGAATCTGGTTGATGCGTTCTTCGGCACCGGGCATGGGGTGGGCTATAAACGCGGCTTTTTGTGCCTGAAATATCCGCTCCAAGTCCGTTAGGGTAGGATTCCGCTCCTGCATCTGAGCAACGTTGGCGACCATGAGTTGTTGTCCTCTGTAGTGGATCAGAACGGGTCTGTGGCCCGCTATTTTTTTTCGTTTTAATTCTTGGCCAGACCCTTAGATTGGCGGGTTTGGCTCATTATGTAAACATGGAATCTCTTTTTAGAGCTTTTACTCTAAAGAGTCAATGTCGTAGGGCGACAGGTCGAACTCGGACTTGTCGTCACCACACCGGCAGTTTGCGGATGCAGTACGCGGGCGTTTCGCGTTGCGTGGTGGTTGTATTCCGTCATGTTCGCCAGTACGCTTGGTCGCTCATTCGGTTTAAGGATTGAAAAATATGAAATATCTTTGGTCTGCGTTTGCCATGATGCTTATGTTTGCACTGGTGCCCATGGAAGCGGAAGCGAAAAAATTCGGCGGTGGTAAAAGCTTCGGTTCGTCGCGGCAGACATCTCCGGCTCCGGCATCCCGCCCGGATGCGGGCAATCCTGCGCAAAAGGCCCCGGCCAACGGTGGCCGTAAAGGTATGTTCGGTGGTTTGATGGGTGGCTTGCTAGCTGGCGGTCTTCTGGCTGCACTGATCGGCGGTGGGGCGTTTGAAGGTATTCAGTTCATGGATATTTTGATCATCGGCCTGTTGGGATTTGTGATTTTTCGTTTGTTGCGCAGCAAGGCGCCGGCGGCTCAGCAACAGGCCTCCGCCTATGCTGCGCCACAGCCAACACGGCCCGCGACATTCGACTCCATTCCCCCGGCCCGTGACACGGTGTTAGGTTCCGGTTCCGGTTCCGGTTCCGGCACAGGTACTGGATTCGCTGCGTCCAGGGTACCGTTTAACCTGCCGGCCGACTTCGATATGAACGGGTTTCTTTCCGGTGCCCGTGATCACTACCGCACCCTTCAGGAGGCCTGGAACAAAAACGATCTGGCTAAGATAGAAGAATATGTCACGCCAGCACTCTATAGCGATCTGCGCGAAGAGCGGGCCACATTGCCCGGTGACCAGCATACCGAAGTGTTGTTTGTGGATGCAGAGCTGGTGCGTGCGGAGCACACGAGTAGTGAATCTGAACTCAGTGTTAAGTTTAGTGGCCGCTATCGCGATACCCATGAGGGTGTGGAAGAACCGATTACCGATATCTGGCACTTGAAACGAGATCTTACTCATCCAGACGCACCCTGGTTGATCATCGGGATTGAAGACTGACCGACTGGGTTTTTTCGTCATGTCAGCCCGGCACAGGCAAATCCAAGATCTTTTTGCCTTCCTCTACCAGGCGCCGGCCACAGGCCTGGATCTTTTGAATAGGCAGAGGGCGCAGGGGGTGGATGGCAATACCCAGACGGGCATAACCTGGTTGATCAAGCACCGGCGCGATAATGGACGTTACAGAACGGTCTGTATCGATTTCGTCAAAGCTGAGGGCGGTGAGTTCCATAAGCACCTGATCCATTGCCGACAGGAGCGATGGGTGCAGGTCTGCCAGGGAATCTGCCATAGCCGTTATCTTGGCAACCGCAGGGGTTGTCCAGTCCACGTCATAACCGCGCTCTTGCGTCAGGGCCAGCGTGCGCTCCAGCGCGTCCTGCACCTCTTGACTCTGGGAGGTGGCCCGGTTCAGCCAGGCCACGCGCTCGGGCTCCGGGGCGAAGCCGGCGAATATCGCCCCGTAGGGTGGCACATAAGGTACTTTGGTTCCCGGTTGCGGTACGGCCTCGCCGTATTCGCCGGGATAAACCGCTGACACCACCAACTCTTCGTTTACCAACTCCACCACCGAGGCAGAAAAGCCCAATTCTTCAGACAATCTTTTGGCTGCAATGCGAGCGGCATGCAGTAGAGGTCGCGTCTGGTCAAACTGCGCTCCGATCGCGGCAATGGCAGGGCCAAGGGTGAATGTTTTGTCGCCGGGATCGCGAATCACCCAGCCACGGTCCACCAGCGTCTTCAGAATGGTATGGGCGGTACCTTGGTTGAGCCCTAGCTGCCGGACAATATCAACGTATCTAATGCCCGTCGATGGACTCCGGGCCAACAACTCTAAAACATCCAGTGTCCGGCTGGTTGGCCCGGATGTGGCACCCCGCATTGACCCTCTCCTTAAAATCGGCTTAAACTACAAACAACAAATATTAAATATTTAAACTTGAATATTCAAGAAAAAGGAAAAAATAATAATGACCTTTTTGGAACGGTATGGGCCTTGGGCCCTGATCGCGGGCGCGTCCGAAGGGGTGGGCCGCACCTTCGCAGAAACATTGGCACAACGCGGGCTTAATGTGGTGCTGGTCGCAAGGCGAGAGCATGTGTTGAATGAGGTTGCCAGTGGAATCGAGCAACGCTATGGCGTGAAAACACGGACGCTGGCCATCGATCTTGCGAATGCCGACGCCGCCATCCAGGTTCAGAACGCAGTCAACGATATTGAAGTAGGATTCTTGGTTTACTGTGCGGGGGCTGATTCGAATTACATGCCCTTCCTTGAATCACCTTTATCGGTGGCAGAGTCGATGGTGCACCGCAACTGCAATTTACCCGTCCAGCTTTGTCATCACTTCTGTGCGCCCATGGTGAGCAAAGGCAAAGGGGCGGTGGTGATACTGGGTTCCGGCGCGGCCTTTGCGGGCGCGAGCAATATGGTGGCTTATGCTGCCTCGAAAGCATTCGATATGGTGTTTGCCGAAGCGTTGTTTTGTGAGCTTAAACCCAAAGGCGTGGATGTGTTGGGTTTGATCCTGGGGGAAACGGATACACCTGCTCTGCGGCGCTTGCGTCACAATCTTGGTTTGGCAATGGGGCCGAATGAAGCGGTCAAAGGCGCGGAGACACCGGCATACGTGGTGGATGATTGTCTGGCGCATTTAACCGATGGGCCTATCCGTCTGGCAAACCGGAAAATGCGCTGGGGACTTAGATTCCTGTTCCCGTTTTCCCGCAATTTTATTGTGTCCTTAATGGATAAAGCGAATAAAAAAGTCATGGGTAAGGGCTGAATCTGAATGAACGATCTTGAGCAAATCTCGGCGGTATTAGTGCGCTATGCCACTGGAATCGACTCCCGCGATTGGGACCTGTTCCGGACCTGTTTTACGCAAGACTGCCAGCTGGATTACGGCGTAATCGGGCGCTGGAACAGCTGCGACGAGGTGACCGCTTATATGATCCGGGCGCATTCCGGACCTTCACTGCACCGTCTCAGTAATTTCGATATTCGTATTGACGGTGATCGTGCCTGGTGCCGAACCTATGTGGATGCGTTGGTGTTCGGGCCGGGCGGCATTGGTAGTGCTCATGCCATTGGCTATTACGACGATGAGCTAGTGCGTGGCGCTGATGGTTGGAAGATTGCGCGGCGTCGCCATACCAGCATCCGCCTGAAGTTTCTGGGCCTGCTTTCCATTATCCCGTCGTGGATGGTGTTGCGCGTGTCCGCGATTGCGTCTCGGCGCTTGAATTCAGTGTCAGCAAAGAATGGTTAGGTAAACACGAAAACGCCACGGCTGGCAGTGAATGCCGGCCGTGGTTCGTCTTCATTACGCCCTTTAGATAATAGTCCCTACGTCGTCTTGCACAATCCGGTCCATTGCCCGCTCCACAATCGCGGCAATGCTCATGGACGGATTGCAAGCGGCAGTGGTGCCGGGCATCAAGGCCCCGTCGAGGACATAAAGCCCCTTTTGTCCTTTAACGCGACCTTCCAGATCGCACACGACATCAATACAGGCGCCACCCAATGGGTGCCAGGTGCTGTTGACGGTTTTGTTGGTATTGACGAGCTGGCTGTCCGGGCCGGCAACTTTTGCGATCCGCTCGTGAATACGGGCTGCCAGAGCGGCGTCGCCGTCTTTCGGCCAGTGTAGCTCCACCCGGCGTTTGGTTGGGTTGTAGCTGAAATGGCCGCGATCCGGGCTGACACCAAAGCCAACCAACATGGTGGCGGGAGTGCCCTGCACGGTTGGATCAGTAGCCATGCCGGCCATTCCCGGTACCAACGATGTTGGGATAGAAGACGCATAACTTTTTCCAGGCTGCAACGGAGGAATGGACGCCTGGATGATCGTGTTGGCAAGTTGATCCGGATCTTCCCACTCGCGACTACCGTAAATCACCGGGCCACCCTGCCGGGGGCCGGGATTCTCCGGCATTTTGTTCCAGACATAGATTTGATCACCGTTAGTGCCATAGCCTTGACCCAGTTCATCGGGCAAGTCGGTAATTTTACCTTCGGCGGCTGCGCTGAGCAGGAGTTTATTGGTGTTGGCGGTGCCCGCAGCGACGATCAGCGTTTGAGTCTTGATGATCTTGTGCTCGAGCACCGTGCCACGCAGATTGGTGCGATCCACATACACCAGCCAGGAACCGTCATCGGCCCGTTCCAGTTCGCGCACGTGGTGCAGTGCTTCCACCGTAAGGTTACCGGTGGCGAGGGCCTGGTCAATATAGGTGACATCCACCGAATGTTTGCCGCCGTTACGAACGCCCAAAGCACAATCGCCGTTGGTGTAGGACGGTTTCATCAGTCCGTCGAGTTCGTCCAACGCGTACTGCCAATCAATGGGCATAGGAATTTTGGTAAGGTCATAACCGGCTTCCAGTACGCGGTCAGCAAAAATTCGTGCCGCCTTATAAGTCTTGCTGTTAATGAGTTTGTCAGGTGCTGTTTTCACCTTCAGCATTTGCGCTACACGGGGGTAGTAAACTTGGTCCATTTCGGCGTAGTCGATTCCGGCAGGAAACCAATCGGTGAAATTCTTTTCGGTGGGCTGCAGAGTCATGCCCTGATACAGCAGCGAGCCACCACCGACACCGCAGGCAGATACGATGGTATGAGTAGGAGACGTCATTGCTTCGAGAACGCCGGCATAGGGTGCCAGACCAATACGGAAGCCGGCGTATTCAGGCCAGGCGGTATAAAAGAGGTGCTTTTGGCTGAGAGCCATGGCGCTGGGAAAGGTGTTTGAGTTCGGCCCGGTATGCCACCAACGGCCCTTTTCCAGCATCAGCACTTTAACGCCGGCTTGCGCCAGCCGCAGCGCGCTGATGCCGCCGCCAAATCCGGATCCGATAACCACAACGCGCTCCTCGGAGCGGGTCGTTCGCCGGCCGATGGCTGCTTCGGATGTGGTGGGGATGGCGGTGCTGGCAGCAACAGCGGCTGCACCACCAAGAAATTTACGACGGTCAAGTTTTTTCATTGGATCGGTCCCGTATTTATTTTTTTAATGACAACATTGCGATGAGGGATAGCGCGATGTGATAAGCGGTGTTTCACAAGTATTCCAGTCTACTTACAGTGCAAAGGTGCTCGCAACCTTTCTTTCTATGTAACTTTGTAATTATGTTTTTGAAAGTGCGCTTGAAACGGATTTTTTCGAGGTAAACAGAATCCTGATCCGCGTTTTAATAAGACTCTTAAGGCAATGGAGTGCTATTTTTTTGGAGAGAGGTGCATCGGTATTTTCAACGGTGCGAATTCTTTATTTCGTCATTTGGTTTTTGTGGGTTGCTGTGATCAGGATCGAATACGGTCACTAGATTACGGCCGTTTTCTTTGGATTGATACAGGGCAAGGTCCACACATTGCAACATATAGCCAAGGTGCTGGTTATTGTTGGGGATCATGGCGAACACACCAAGGCTGATAGTGACATTAAACACATGGTCCTGAGTAACAATGGGATGGCTGGCGACAATAGTGCGAATTCGTTCGGCCAAAACTACCGCACCTTCAGTATCGGTTTCCGGCAATAGCATGCAGAATTCTTCGCCTCCGTAGCGAGCCACGTGATCACTTTGAACACGGACACAACCCAGAATCTGTGCCGTAACCTGACGCAGGCATTCGTCACCCGCCGGATGGCCATAGGTATCATTAACCGTTTTAAAATAATCCACGTCCATCATCACCATGGCCATGCTGTGTTTATACCGTTTGCAGCGTTCCCATTCAGACTGCATCTTCTGTTCAAGATAACGGCGGTTGTATAAGCCCGTCAGCTGATCCGTATTACTTAATACACGCAGGCGTTTATTCAGTTGTTCCAATTCGTCGGTTCGCTCCTGGACCCGTGTTTCCAATTCTGTGTTCAAGCGGCGAGTGGTGGTTAGGGTTTCATCCTGAGCTTGATAACGCAGCTTTCTTTCCACGTTGATTCGCTCTGCCATGGCAAAGGACAGCAATACCGCTTCAAGTATGGAACCGATTTGCACAGAATATTGAGTGAGCTGGTTGTTGGGGAGAATATTGATTTTGTTCAGAACCAGAACGCTCACGCCGAGCAAGAACAAGGCCCAGGCAACACAGTAAAAACGCGCGGTTTCAGCTCCTC comes from the Ketobacter sp. MCCC 1A13808 genome and includes:
- a CDS encoding Tim44 domain-containing protein; amino-acid sequence: MKYLWSAFAMMLMFALVPMEAEAKKFGGGKSFGSSRQTSPAPASRPDAGNPAQKAPANGGRKGMFGGLMGGLLAGGLLAALIGGGAFEGIQFMDILIIGLLGFVIFRLLRSKAPAAQQQASAYAAPQPTRPATFDSIPPARDTVLGSGSGSGSGTGTGFAASRVPFNLPADFDMNGFLSGARDHYRTLQEAWNKNDLAKIEEYVTPALYSDLREERATLPGDQHTEVLFVDAELVRAEHTSSESELSVKFSGRYRDTHEGVEEPITDIWHLKRDLTHPDAPWLIIGIED
- a CDS encoding IclR family transcriptional regulator, whose protein sequence is MRGATSGPTSRTLDVLELLARSPSTGIRYVDIVRQLGLNQGTAHTILKTLVDRGWVIRDPGDKTFTLGPAIAAIGAQFDQTRPLLHAARIAAKRLSEELGFSASVVELVNEELVVSAVYPGEYGEAVPQPGTKVPYVPPYGAIFAGFAPEPERVAWLNRATSQSQEVQDALERTLALTQERGYDVDWTTPAVAKITAMADSLADLHPSLLSAMDQVLMELTALSFDEIDTDRSVTSIIAPVLDQPGYARLGIAIHPLRPLPIQKIQACGRRLVEEGKKILDLPVPG
- a CDS encoding SDR family NAD(P)-dependent oxidoreductase encodes the protein MTFLERYGPWALIAGASEGVGRTFAETLAQRGLNVVLVARREHVLNEVASGIEQRYGVKTRTLAIDLANADAAIQVQNAVNDIEVGFLVYCAGADSNYMPFLESPLSVAESMVHRNCNLPVQLCHHFCAPMVSKGKGAVVILGSGAAFAGASNMVAYAASKAFDMVFAEALFCELKPKGVDVLGLILGETDTPALRRLRHNLGLAMGPNEAVKGAETPAYVVDDCLAHLTDGPIRLANRKMRWGLRFLFPFSRNFIVSLMDKANKKVMGKG
- a CDS encoding nuclear transport factor 2 family protein; translated protein: MNDLEQISAVLVRYATGIDSRDWDLFRTCFTQDCQLDYGVIGRWNSCDEVTAYMIRAHSGPSLHRLSNFDIRIDGDRAWCRTYVDALVFGPGGIGSAHAIGYYDDELVRGADGWKIARRRHTSIRLKFLGLLSIIPSWMVLRVSAIASRRLNSVSAKNG
- a CDS encoding GMC family oxidoreductase N-terminal domain-containing protein, with amino-acid sequence MKKLDRRKFLGGAAAVAASTAIPTTSEAAIGRRTTRSEERVVVIGSGFGGGISALRLAQAGVKVLMLEKGRWWHTGPNSNTFPSAMALSQKHLFYTAWPEYAGFRIGLAPYAGVLEAMTSPTHTIVSACGVGGGSLLYQGMTLQPTEKNFTDWFPAGIDYAEMDQVYYPRVAQMLKVKTAPDKLINSKTYKAARIFADRVLEAGYDLTKIPMPIDWQYALDELDGLMKPSYTNGDCALGVRNGGKHSVDVTYIDQALATGNLTVEALHHVRELERADDGSWLVYVDRTNLRGTVLEHKIIKTQTLIVAAGTANTNKLLLSAAAEGKITDLPDELGQGYGTNGDQIYVWNKMPENPGPRQGGPVIYGSREWEDPDQLANTIIQASIPPLQPGKSYASSIPTSLVPGMAGMATDPTVQGTPATMLVGFGVSPDRGHFSYNPTKRRVELHWPKDGDAALAARIHERIAKVAGPDSQLVNTNKTVNSTWHPLGGACIDVVCDLEGRVKGQKGLYVLDGALMPGTTAACNPSMSIAAIVERAMDRIVQDDVGTII